A genomic stretch from Mycobacterium malmoense includes:
- the hsaD gene encoding 4,5:9,10-diseco-3-hydroxy-5,9,17-trioxoandrosta-1(10),2-diene-4-oate hydrolase yields MPVTQPKTEELTFESTSRFVDVDVDGPLRLHYHEAGLSFAGSDRTVVLLHGGGPGAASWTNFARNIPVLAQRFHVLAVDQPGYGHSDKRAEHGQFNRYAARALKGLFDQLGLGRVPLVGNSLGGGTAVRFALDYPDRAGRLVLMGPGGLSVNLFAPDPTEGVKRLGAFSMDPTRENLEAFLRVMVYDKNLITPELVDQRFALASTPESLTATRAMGMSFAGADFELGMMWREVYKLRQPVLLIWGREDRVNPLDGALVALKTIPRAQLHVFGQCGHWAQVEKFDEFNKLTIDFLGGA; encoded by the coding sequence ATGCCGGTTACCCAGCCCAAGACCGAGGAGTTGACGTTCGAGTCCACCTCGCGCTTCGTCGACGTGGACGTCGACGGACCGCTGAGGCTGCACTATCACGAGGCGGGCTTGTCCTTTGCAGGCAGCGACCGGACGGTGGTGCTGCTGCACGGCGGCGGTCCCGGGGCGGCGAGCTGGACGAACTTCGCGCGCAACATCCCGGTGCTGGCGCAGCGCTTCCACGTGCTGGCCGTCGATCAACCCGGCTACGGCCACTCCGACAAACGCGCGGAACACGGGCAGTTCAACCGCTACGCGGCGCGGGCGCTCAAGGGCCTCTTCGACCAGCTTGGCCTGGGACGCGTTCCGCTGGTGGGCAATTCGCTGGGCGGCGGCACCGCGGTCCGGTTCGCCCTCGACTACCCCGACCGGGCCGGGCGCCTGGTGCTGATGGGTCCCGGCGGGCTGAGCGTCAACCTGTTCGCGCCCGACCCCACCGAGGGCGTCAAACGGCTGGGTGCCTTCTCGATGGATCCCACCCGGGAGAACCTCGAAGCCTTCCTGCGGGTGATGGTCTACGACAAGAACCTCATCACCCCCGAGCTGGTGGACCAGCGTTTCGCGCTGGCCAGCACGCCCGAATCGCTGACCGCCACCCGGGCGATGGGAATGTCGTTCGCCGGCGCCGATTTCGAGCTCGGCATGATGTGGCGCGAGGTGTACAAGCTGCGCCAGCCGGTGTTGCTGATCTGGGGGCGCGAGGACCGGGTCAACCCGCTGGACGGCGCGCTGGTCGCGCTGAAGACCATTCCGCGTGCGCAGCTGCACGTTTTCGGGCAGTGTGGGCACTGGGCGCAGGTGGAGAAGTTCGACGAGTTCAACAAGCTCACCATTGATTTCCTGGGAGGTGCGTGA
- the hsaA gene encoding 3-hydroxy-9,10-secoandrosta-1,3,5(10)-triene-9,17-dione monooxygenase oxygenase subunit, giving the protein MTSIQQRDAQSVLAGIDDLLPRIRERAQATEDLRRLPDETVQDLQDVGFFTLLQPEQWGGLQCDPALFYEATRRLASACGSTGWVSSILGVHNWHLAQFDQKAQDEVWGDDPKTRISSSYAPMGAGVVTDGGYLVNGAWNWSSGCDHASWAFLGGPVIKDGRPVDFGSFLIPRTEYRIDDVWHVVGLRGTGSNTVVVKDVFVPRHRFLSYKEMNDHTAAGLQNNTAPVYKMPWGTMHPTTISAPIVGMAYGAYAAHVEHQGKRVRAAFAGEKAKDDPFAKVRIAEAASDIDAAWRQLIGNVGDEYALLAAGKEIPFDLRARARRDQVRATGRSIASIDRLFEASGATALSNDAPIQRFWRDAHAGRVHAANDPERAYVIFGNHEFGLPPGDTMV; this is encoded by the coding sequence CAGCGTGATGCGCAGTCAGTTTTGGCTGGCATCGATGATCTGCTTCCGCGGATTCGGGAGCGCGCTCAGGCGACGGAAGACCTGCGCCGGTTGCCCGACGAGACCGTTCAGGACCTCCAGGACGTCGGCTTCTTCACCCTTTTGCAGCCCGAGCAGTGGGGCGGACTGCAATGCGATCCCGCGCTGTTCTACGAGGCGACGCGGCGGCTGGCGAGCGCGTGCGGTTCCACGGGCTGGGTGAGCTCGATCCTCGGCGTGCACAACTGGCACCTGGCCCAGTTCGACCAAAAGGCCCAGGACGAGGTCTGGGGTGACGACCCCAAGACGCGGATCTCGTCGTCGTACGCCCCGATGGGCGCGGGCGTGGTGACCGACGGCGGCTACCTGGTCAACGGCGCGTGGAACTGGTCGTCGGGCTGCGACCACGCGAGCTGGGCCTTCCTCGGCGGCCCGGTCATCAAGGACGGTCGGCCGGTCGACTTCGGCAGCTTCCTGATCCCGCGCACCGAGTACCGCATCGACGACGTGTGGCACGTCGTCGGCCTGCGCGGCACCGGCAGCAACACCGTCGTCGTCAAGGACGTCTTTGTGCCGCGGCACCGGTTTCTGTCCTACAAGGAGATGAACGACCACACCGCGGCCGGCCTGCAGAACAACACCGCCCCGGTGTACAAAATGCCTTGGGGCACAATGCATCCCACCACCATCTCGGCTCCGATCGTCGGCATGGCCTACGGCGCGTATGCCGCGCACGTGGAGCATCAGGGCAAGCGGGTGCGCGCGGCGTTCGCCGGGGAAAAGGCCAAGGACGACCCGTTCGCCAAGGTCCGCATCGCCGAGGCCGCCAGCGACATCGACGCGGCGTGGCGCCAGCTGATCGGCAACGTCGGCGACGAATACGCATTGTTGGCCGCGGGCAAGGAGATCCCCTTCGACCTGCGTGCCCGCGCGCGTCGTGACCAGGTGCGCGCCACCGGGCGCTCGATCGCCTCGATCGACCGGTTGTTCGAGGCGTCCGGCGCCACCGCGCTGTCCAACGACGCTCCCATTCAACGGTTCTGGCGTGACGCGCACGCCGGCCGGGTGCACGCCGCCAACGACCCCGAGCGCGCCTACGTGATCTTCGGGAACCACGAGTTCGGGTTGCCGCCCGGCGACACCATGGTCTGA